From one Nilaparvata lugens isolate BPH chromosome 2, ASM1435652v1, whole genome shotgun sequence genomic stretch:
- the LOC111044493 gene encoding SAGA-associated factor 29 produces the protein MSSELDCQVLEKLKSLYKNIHEIEKERNNIENHLNNIMKTHEKVAQEGKVSPYYQQKLKSMYTNAVVSSSSEEEIIRQALSELYELRTICKEKRIEAQVAGDEDTTRRGDLLDMILSSALSFPLWVGKPGEKAPPLCGAIPADSSYIAKPGDWVAAFVKGDEKEIWMLAEVIMYNAATNKYKVDDIDEDQKERYVVCKRKVVPLPLMRANPETDPYALFPAGSVVMALYPRSTCFYKAVVKEPPLTPTDSYKLLFEDPTYADGYAPPLPVPQCHVIACKDKKLKLSKA, from the exons ATGTCTAGTGAATTGGATTGTCAAGTACTg GAGAAACTGAAATCTCTGTATAAAAACATTCATGAAATTGAAAAGGAGAGGAACAAcattgaaaatcatttgaataatatcatgaaAACGCACGAGAAAGTTGCACAGGAAGGAAAAGTATCTCCTTATTACCAG caaaaattgaaaagcaTGTACACAAATGCTGTCGTCAGTTCTTCATCAGAGGAAGAAATAATTCGCCAAGCATTGTCGGAGCTGTATGAGCTGAGGACCATTTGCAAGGAGAAGAGAATTGAG GCGCAGGTAGCAGGCGATGAAGACACGACCCGCCGAGGGGATCTGCTGGATATGATACTCAGCTCTGCCCTCTCTTTCCCACTGTGGGTCGGAAAACCCGGCGAGAAGGCACCGCCCCTCTGTGGTGCCATACCAGCCGATAGCTCCTACATTGCAAAG CCGGGTGACTGGGTAGCAGCGTTCGTGAAAGGCGACGAGAAGGAGATCTGGATGCTGGCGGAGGTGATAATGTACAACGCGGCCACTAACAAGTACAAGGTGGACGACATCGACGAGGACCAGAAGGAGCGCTATGTCGTGTGCAAGCGCAAGGTGGTGCCGCTGCCTCTTATGCGCGCCAACCCGGAGACCGATCCGTATGCCTTGTTTCCGGCCGGATCTGTTG TGATGGCGCTCTACCCGCGATCCACGTGTTTCTACAAAGCTGTCGTCAAGGAACCCCCCCTCACCCCGACCGACAGCTACAAGCTGCTCTTCGAAGACCCCACCTACGCCGACGGCTACGCCCCCCCTCTCCCCGTGCCCCAGTGCCACGTCATCGCCTGCAAGGACAAGAAGCTCAAGCTGTCCAAGGCCTGA